ATTATCATACTGGAAACAGGCGAAGAGATTCCTGCCGACGGCCAACTGCTGGAAGCGATCTCCCTGCAAGTGAACGAATCCAACCTGACCGGAGAACCGGTAATCAACAAGACTGTAATCGAAGCGGACTTTGACGAAGAAGCAACCTATGCCTCCAACTTAGTGATGCGCGGAACGACAGTGGTGGACGGACACGGCACCATGCGCGTACTGCACGTGGGAGATGCCACAGAAATCGGCAAGGTAGCACGCCAAAGCACCGAAGAAAATCTGGAACCGACCCCTCTGAATATACAGTTGACCAAGCTCGCAAACCTGATCGGTAAAATCGGTTTTACCGTTGCCGGACTTGCCTTCCTTATCTTCTTTGTAAAAGATGTACTGTTGTTCTTTGATTTCGGTTCGCTGAACGGCTGGCACGAGTGGCTTCCGGTTTTCGAACGGACCCTCAAATATTTCATGATGGCTGTTACTTTGATTGTAGTAGCCGTCCCCGAAGGGTTGCCCATGAGCGTAACGCTCAGCCTGGCCTTGAATATGCGCCGTATGCTCTCGACCAACAATCTGGTACGAAAGATGCACGCCTGCGAAACGATGGGAGCTATCACCGTGATCTGTACGGACAAAACGGGTACACTGACTCAAAACCTGATGCAGGTACACGAACCCAACTTCTACGGAATCAAGAATGGCGGCAACCTGGGCGATGATGATATCAGCGCTCTCGTCGCAGAAGGGATCAGCGCCAACTCAACCGCTTTCCTCGAAGAAGCGGCAACGGGCGAAAAACCGAAAGGTGTCGGTAACCCTACGGAAGTCGCCCTGTTATTATGGCTCAACAGTCAGGGAAGAAATTATCTCGAACTCCGTGAACACGCCCGCATCCTCGACCAGCTCACCTTCTCGACCGAACGTAAATTTATGGCGACTCTCGTCGAGTCTCCGATCATCGGAAAGAAAGTACTTTATATAAAAGGAGCACCCGAAATCGTGCTTGGCAAATGTAAGGAAGTCGTGCTGGACGGCCGACGGGTAGATGCCGTCGAATATCGTTCGACAGTAGAAGCTCAGTTACTGAATTATCAGAATATGGCAATGCGCACACTCGGCTTTGCCTTCAAAATAGTAGGAGAAAACGAACCGAATGACTGTACGGAACTGGTGTCTGCCAACGACCTTAATTTCTTAGGAGTCGTAGCCATCTCAGACCCGATTCGTCCGGATGTACCCGCCGCCGTGGCCAAATGCCAGTCGGCTGGTATCGGTATCAAGATCGTTACCGGTGACACACCGGGAACTGCGACGGAAATTGCCCGTCAGATCGGACTGTGGCAACCGGAAACAGATACC
This sequence is a window from Bacteroides thetaiotaomicron VPI-5482. Protein-coding genes within it:
- a CDS encoding calcium-translocating P-type ATPase, PMCA-type produces the protein MSTTKKDDYYHVGLTDDEVLQSREKNGVNLLTPPKRPSLWKLYLEKFEDPVVRVLLVAAVFSLIISIIENEYAETIGIIAAILLATGIGFFFEYDANKKFDLLNAVNEETLVKVIRNGHVQEIPRKDVVVDDIIILETGEEIPADGQLLEAISLQVNESNLTGEPVINKTVIEADFDEEATYASNLVMRGTTVVDGHGTMRVLHVGDATEIGKVARQSTEENLEPTPLNIQLTKLANLIGKIGFTVAGLAFLIFFVKDVLLFFDFGSLNGWHEWLPVFERTLKYFMMAVTLIVVAVPEGLPMSVTLSLALNMRRMLSTNNLVRKMHACETMGAITVICTDKTGTLTQNLMQVHEPNFYGIKNGGNLGDDDISALVAEGISANSTAFLEEAATGEKPKGVGNPTEVALLLWLNSQGRNYLELREHARILDQLTFSTERKFMATLVESPIIGKKVLYIKGAPEIVLGKCKEVVLDGRRVDAVEYRSTVEAQLLNYQNMAMRTLGFAFKIVGENEPNDCTELVSANDLNFLGVVAISDPIRPDVPAAVAKCQSAGIGIKIVTGDTPGTATEIARQIGLWQPETDTDRNRITGVAFAELSDEEALDRVMDLKIMSRARPTDKQRLVQLLQQKGAVVAVTGDGTNDAPALNHAQVGLSMGTGTSVAKEASDITLLDDSFNSIGTAVMWGRSLYKNIQRFIVFQLTINFVALLIVLLGSMIGTELPLTVTQMLWVNLIMDTFAALALASIPPSETVMQEKPRRSTDFIISKAMRNNILGVGTIFLAVLLGMIYYFDHSAQGMDVHNLTILFTFFVMLQFWNLFNARVFGTTDSAFKGLSKSYGMELIVLAILVGQFLIVQFGGAVFRTEPLDWQTWLLIIGVSSTVLWVGELIRLVQRSIHK